In one window of Synchiropus splendidus isolate RoL2022-P1 chromosome 15, RoL_Sspl_1.0, whole genome shotgun sequence DNA:
- the uts2r3 gene encoding urotensin-2 receptor has translation MDPSGSLPPPSLSTFPVIPNFSFSSPSPSVSPSPSRASTALFCSLLSLLSLLGITGNLYTLVLLLRRRRSRRRSGSGLKCCFIRIPAPSCLTNSTSPSSSPTPPSSSSSLHLQVLSLALADLLYLFTAPFIVYDSLASGWAFGELGCRLLLSLDLLTMHASIFTLTAMSLDRYRAVAHPLHTSSTNSSGLLRVSLAWGLAVALSLPMMITLHLEDGEDQEGQLCVPAWDEQSSKAYLSVLFCTSILGPGLAIGALYATLGRLYWVSQTKPAWVTGSSSACPPRAPKPKVLLLILGIVLAFWACFLPFWIWQLLPLYQPDMLRTVPVGTQVTVNRILTGLTYGNSCVNPFFYTLLTGKRQRNRPTFTSANQLCRKSSPVQ, from the coding sequence ATGGACCCCTCAGGCTCTCTACCTCCCCCTTCCCTGTCCACCTTCCCTGTGATTCCtaacttctctttctcttccccgtcaccttctgtctctccctcacCCAGCCGGGCCTCCACCGCTCTCTTCTGCTCCCTGCTCTCCCTGCTCTCTCTACTGGGCATCACTGGAAACCTCTACACCCTGGTCCTACTCCTCAGGCgcaggagaagcagaagaagaagtggtTCTGGCCTGAAGTGTTGTTTTATCAGAATCCCGGCACCGTCTTGCCTGACCAATTCCACTTCTCCCTCCTCGTCTCCAACAcccccgtcctcctcctcttcacttcacCTGCAGGTGCTGAGTCTGGCTCTAGCAGACCTCCTCTACCTCTTTACCGCCCCATTCATAGTTTATGATAGCCTGGCATCTGGCTGGGCATTTGGGGAGCTGGGCTGCCGCCTCCTCTTGAGCCTGGACCTCCTCACTATGCACGCTTCCATTTTCACCCTCACAGCCATGAGTCTGGATCGTTATCGGGCAGTGGCTCATCCCCTCCACACGTCCTCCACAAACTCCTCTGGTTTGTTACGCGTAAGCCTGGCCTGGGGTTTGGCTGTGGCTCTGAGCCTGCCCATGATGATCACCTTACACCTGGAGGACGGGGAGGACCAGGAGGGTCAGCTCTGTGTACCAGCCTGGGACGAGCAAAGCTCCAAGGCCTATCTCAGCGTGCTCTTCTGCACAAGCATTCTGGGCCCTGGTCTAGCCATCGGCGCACTTTATGCTACATTGGGTCGCCTTTACTGGGTGTCACAGACCAAACCTGCCTGGGTGACTGGGAGCAGTTCAGCGTGTCCTCCTCGAGCCCCTAAACCAAAAGTTCTGCTCCTCATCCTGGGAATTGTCCTGGCCTTCTGGGCTTGCTTCCTCCCATTCTGGATCTGGCAGCTGCTACCTTTGTATCAACCGGACATGCTGCGGACGGTCCCAGTTGGAACGCAGGTGACTGTGAACCGGATCCTGACAGGATTGACTTACGGAAACTCGTGTGTGAATCCTTTCTTCTACACGCTGTTGACTGGCAAACGACAACGCAATCGGCCAACATTCACTTCAGCAAATCAGTTGTGCCGTAAGAGCAGCCCGGTGCAGTAA
- the kcnj14 gene encoding ATP-sensitive inward rectifier potassium channel 14 — MGAARVKRRFSAVVDGPVEEEEVMRLAQSAADTAKTGGSPTGSGTPTSPSPTHALNGKALHFQSNSHNARRQSATGESVHGDTWEERAEMCSGLRSGKGGSVGGRGDGRSSSDRNSLSSPSTMSHRRNRCSSRRPRQRFVGKDGHCNVTFVNMSERGQRYLIDLFTTCVDIRWRWMLVIFTLSFLLSWLIFGFAFWLIASAHGDLYIQLSPSSGPSGEGRSVAEMDKVAVVEEPCFLQVNSFMAAFLLSLETQTSIGYGFRSVTEECPLAVAAVVLQCIVGCIIDAFIIGAVMAKIAKPKKRNETLVFSETAVVALRDGKLCMMWRVGNLRKSHLVEAHVRAQLLKPRVTSEGEFLPLDNVDINVGFDTGTDRIFLVSPVTIVHEINDESPFYEMDRKTLESDSELEVVVILEGMVEATAMTTQCRSSYLASEILWGHRFEPVLFERKECYQVDYSFFHRTYEIPDTPSCSAKELMEQKYLQDARLSFCYENEVALLNRSPDKEPK, encoded by the exons ATGGGGGCTGCGCGTGTCAAAAGGCGCTTCAGTGCTGTGGTGGATGggccagtggaggaggaggaggtcatgAGGCTGGCTCAGAGTGCTGCAGATACAGCCAAGACAGGAGGAAGCCCAACAGGGTCAGGTACTCCGACCAGTCCCTCTCCAACCCACGCCCTGAATGGCAAAGCTCTGCATTTTCAGAGCAACAGTCACAATGCACGGAGGCAGAGTGCCACTGGAGAGTCAGTCCATGGAGATACATGGGAAGAGAGAGCAGAAATGTGTTCCGGCCTAAGGAGCGGAAAAGGAGGTAGTGTAGGGGGAAGAGGAGATGGTAGGTCATCATCAGACCGGAATtcactctcctccccctccactaTGAGCCATCGGCGCAACCGGTGCTCAAGCCGTCGGCCCCGTCAGCGCTTTGTGGGCAAGGACGGACACTGCAACGTCACTTTTGTCAACATGAGCGAGAGGGGCCAGCGGTACCTCATTGACCTCTTCACTACTTGTGTAGACATCCGCTGGCGCTGGATGCTGGTCATCTTTACCCTCTCCTTTCTTCTCTCCTGGCTGATCTTTGGGTTTGCCTTTTGGCTTATTGCCTCTGCGCATGGGGACCTCTATATACAGCTCTCCCCCAGTTCAGGACCCTCTGGAGAGGGCAGGTCTGTGGCAGAGATGGATAAAGTGGCAGTGGTCGAGGAGCCGTGCTTCCTCCAGGTCAACAGTTTCATGGCAGCCTTTCTTCTCTCCTTGGAAACACAAACATCTATCGGTTACGGATTCAGGAGTGTAACTGAAGAGTGTCCCTTGGCGGTGGCGGCGGTCgttttgcagtgcattgtgggctGCATTATTGACGCCTTCATCATCGGGGCAGTGATGGCGAAGATTGCCAAGCCCAAGAAGCGCAACGAGACACTTGTGTTCTCTGAAACTGCCGTGGTTGCATTAAGAGATGGAAAACTCTGTATGATGTGGAGGGTTGGAAACCTACGCAAGAGTCACCTGGTAGAAGCACATGTCCGGGCTCAGCTGTTGAAG CCAAGAGTCACTTCAGAGGGAGAGTTTCTACCACTGGATAACGTGGACATCAATGTTGGATTTGATACTGGCACTGACCGCATCTTCCTAGTCTCACCAGTGACAATTGTCCACGAGATCAATGACGAGTCTCCGTTCTATGAAATGGACCGTAAGACTCTGGAAAGTGACTCTGAATTGGAGGTCGTAGTCATACTAGAGGGCATGGTGGAAGCCACAGCCATGACCACACAGTGTCGTAGCTCTTATCTGGCATCGGAAATCCTGTGGGGACATCGTTTTGAACCTGTTCTCTTTGAGAGGAAGGAGTGCTACCAG GTTGACTACTCATTCTTCCATCGAACATATGAGATTCCAGACACACCCTCATGTAGCGCTAAAGAACTGATGGAGCAGAAGTACCTTCAGGACGCACGCTTGTCCTTCTGCTACGAGAATGAAGTTGCATTGCTCAATAGGTCTCCAGATAAGGAGCCCAAATGA